A genomic stretch from Fusarium musae strain F31 chromosome 9, whole genome shotgun sequence includes:
- a CDS encoding hypothetical protein (EggNog:ENOG41) yields MFWDAYTHSMPHAEWFGEFTMWLFLFLALRYGITIERIPNPERRRGANIRRQGGEIQIDFLCRRPPERRCHQIPLREPQSSASLCAN; encoded by the exons ATGTTCTGGGACGCCTACACCCACAGCATGCCCCATGCCGAGTGGTTCGGCGAGTTCACCATGtggctcttcctcttcctcgccctTCGCTACGGCATCACCATCGAGCGCATTCCCAACCCAGAGCGCCGTCGTGGAGCCAACATCCGCCGACAGGGTGGCGAGATCCAGATAGATTTCTTGTG CCGACGTCCCCCTGAGCGACGCTGTCACCAAATACCACTCCGCGAACCACAGTCTTCGGCTTCTCTTTGCGCCAACTGA
- a CDS encoding hypothetical protein (EggNog:ENOG41) — translation MLPPLQDQHSPTREVGEGEAKAGHVTSDQARDPDRGDQEEQGLAERPPSTSPTQASSRIEPDIFDNNDLEDELYPESTNTSYLTSIASDIRRGIQENGRTYGVYGLHKAWIPSDDLEVERNDLQHCKFTMLMGNELHLAPIVDHPQKILDLGTGSGIWAIDMAEQYPSAKVIGVDTTPVQPNMIPPNLVFEIDDVEDDWLWGEGTFDLIHGRELIMAIRNWPRLMEQAFNHLKPGAYFQLSGSVPDFKSDDGTLPPDSAYIEMGKIYFEMSQRIGCSGWEPTRWKEHFENAGFEDVVERVLKIPTNPWPKDKHLKEIGAFELSHFRDTIGNVFARGYEQILNGDPNYFQVLLAKARKEVLNPNMHSWVPFYVVYGRKPRSYTTDQPPHQKSASPDA, via the exons ATGCTACCCCCgctccaagatcaacattCCCCAACCCGAGAGGTCGGAGAGGGAGAAGCTAAAGCGGGCCACGTAACATCAGACCAGGCCCGAGACCCAGATCgcggagatcaagaagaacagggGCTAGCAGAGAGACCGCCGtcgacatcaccaacacaaGCTTCAAGTCGCATCGAACCCGACATCTTTGACAACAATGACCTCGAGGATGAGCTCTATCCAGAATCAACCAACACGAGCTATCTGACGTCCATTGCGTCGGATATTCGTCGCGGTATTCAAGAAAACGGACGAACTTACGGTGTTTATGGCCTACACAAAGCTTGGATCCCTAGTGACGATCTCGAG GTTGAGCGCAATGATCTCCAGCACTGCAAGTTCACGATGCTCATGGGCAACGAGCTTCACTTGGCTCCTATTGTCGACCATCCGCAAAAGATCCTCGATCTTGGTACTGGATCAGGTATTTGGGCGATCGACATGGCCGAGCAATACCCTTCAGCTAAGGTCATTGGCGTCGACACAACCCCGGTTCAGCCCAACATGATACCGCCCAACTTAGTCTTCGAG attgacgatgttgaagatgactgGCTCTGGGGCGAAGGAACTTTCGATCTCATCCATGGCCGAGAACTTATCATGGCGATTCGCAACTGGCCTCGTCTGATGGAGCAGGCTTTCAACCACCTCAAGCCCGGCGCTTACTTCCAACTCTCTGGCTCAGTTCCCGACTTCAAGTCCGACGACGGCACACTGCCCCCTGATTCCGCTTACATCGAGATGGGCAAGATCTACTTCGAGATGTCGCAGCGCATTGGCTGTTCAGGCTGGGAACCGACTCGCTGGAAGGAGCACTTTGAAAACGCTGGCTTCGAGGATGTAGTAGAGCGCGTCCTCAAGATACCTACGAATCCCTGGCCCAAGGACAAGCATCTGAAGGAGATTGGGGCGTTTGAGCTTTCACATTTCCGAGATACCATTGGAAACGTGTTTGCTCGTGGGTACGAGCAGATCCTCAACGGTGATCCGAATTACTTCCAGGTTCTACTGGCCAAGGCTCGAAAGGAGGTACTGAACCCAAACATGCACAGTTGGGTGCCATT CTACGTCGTGTACGGCCGAAAACCAAGAAGTTACACTACAGATCAGCCACCACATCAGAAGTCCGCTTCTCCCGACGCTTAG
- a CDS encoding hypothetical protein (EggNog:ENOG41), giving the protein MALPNRQEIDDLVSSLNDAAKAYSDAPDLNGYMSRVQILEKARTLTNALITPDQKPNYHGLNIAELVAIRTFMKLKVLDAIPAIGSISLQDLSQATGVQDSLLVASGFLDQTDPDGGEYKHTKFSLAYILDKPAPGHLFLVMYDEWFKHMHNFDEYLVSKGKYEEPQDPLYNPYTAYWKQEGTPVWSIMMQNPERFQTFQTGMAGIDVAIPVTGHFDFSTLKNDSSDTENATIELVDVGGGEGTVLNKILEAHPELSPKNCMLQERPEVIQLARSKKTLPGDVQLVEHDFMTEQPVKGAKAYFMRMILHDYADTVGIKILTRLAEAMKPYSRVLICEMVLAPRVGEADFASAVLDQAVMTMGGKERTEAGFQKIFDASGLELVKTWRVPGVPGGCVEARLKGQA; this is encoded by the exons ATGGCACTCCCGAACAGACAAGAGATCGATGATCTAgtcagcagcctcaatgatgctgccaaggcttATTCCGATGCTCCAGACCTAAACGGTTACATGTCCAGGGTCCAGATCCTCGAAAAAGCAAGGACACTCACAAATGCCCTCATCACGCCAGATCAAAAGCCCAACTACCATGGCCTCAAT ATTGCCGAATTGGTTGCTATCCGAACGTTTATGaagctcaaagtcctcgATGCCATTCCCGCCATAGGGTCCATATCCCTTCAAGATCTCTCTCAAGCCACTGGCGTCCAAGACTCCCTTCTAG TTGCTTCCGGATTCCTGGACCAAACAGATCCCGACGGCGGCGAGTATAAGCACACCAAATTTTCATTGGCTTACATCCTCGATAAGCCTGCACCGGGCCACTTGTTCCTGGTAAT GTACGACGAATGGTTCAAACATATGCACAACTTTGACGAATATCTTGTTTCGAAAGGAAAATACGAAGAGCCCCAAGACCCCCTATATAACCCGTATACTGCTTACTGGAAGCAAGAAGGAACGCCAGTATGGAGCATCATGATGCAGAACCCTGAGAGATTTCAAACTTTCCAGACAGGCATGGCCGGCATCGATGTTGCGATCCCCGTCACTGGTCACTTTGATTTCAGCACCCTCAAGAACGACTCCTCAGATACGGAAAACGCCACCATAGAGCTTGTGGACGTCGGCGGTGGTGAAGGAACGGTCCTTAACAAGATTCTCGAAGCTCACCCGGAGCTGTCGCCCAAGAATTGCATGCTTCAGGAACGACCGGAAGTCATACAGCTTGCAAGGTCGAAGAAGACTCTTCCGGGCGATGTTCAGCTTGTTGAGCATGACTTTATGACGGAGCAGCCCGTAAAAG GGGCTAAAGCTTACTTTATGCGTATGATCCTACACGACTACGCAGATACCGTTGGAATAAAAATCCTCACTCGTCTCGCCGAAGCCATGAAACCTTACTCCCGAGTTCTTATTTGCGAAATGGTCCTGGCTCCTCGTGTAGGAGAAGCCGATTTTGCCTCCGCTGTGCTTGATCAGGCTGTTATGACGATGGGCGGAAAGGAGCGTACTGAAGCAGGCTTCCAGAAGATATTTGACGCTTCTGGACTCGAATTGGTCAAGACTTGGCGTGTGCCTGGCGTTCCTGGTGGCTGCGTTGAAGCGAGGTTGAAGGGGCAGGCTTAG
- a CDS encoding hypothetical protein (EggNog:ENOG41~CAZy:CE5): MRPFALSAAVFAATVLSQKKGEKTECADGLYMIAVRGTGEDKGSGRIGEIAEDVSKRVNGSIVSPLDYPATLEDPDYFDSEGAGVEALSEALNDYHSSCPNGKIAVFGYSQGGQVATDVFCGGSDNKPLTMSLVKDSVVAIIAFGDPSHVANLTYDKGTSKKDGIFERPSNETKLCEDNYSDIFRSYCDTGDVYCDTGNNTETHGGYFEKYGKEVVDFVVERYEKALKEDSTSTQTSTATATTETSGSATASDASTTASDAPSATTAAPGNAAAGLVPGLVLAMIPLALAVSDFLG; this comes from the exons ATGCGTCCCTTCGCTCTCTCTGCTGCCGTGTTTGCGGCCACCGTCCTTAGTCAAAAGAAGGGGGAGAAAACGGAATGCGCGGATGGATTGTACATGATCGCTGTCCGGGGCACTGGTGAGGACAAGGGATCTGGAAGAATCGGCGAGATCGCGGAAGATGTTAGCAAACGCGTCAATGGCTCAATCGTCAGCCCTCTTGACTATCCCGCGACTCTTGAAGACCCAGACTACTTTGATTCCGAGGGAGCCGGCGTCGAGGCCCTGTCTGAAGCCCTCAACGACTATCACAGCTCATGCCCCAACGGCAAAATTGCCGTATTTGGCTACTCTCAG GGTGGACAAGTTGCAACCGATGTATTCTGCGGGGGGAGCGACAACAAGCCCTTGACCATGAGTCTCGTCAAAGACAGCG TCGTTGCGATCATCGCGTTCGGCGATCCAAGCCACGTGGCAAACCTGACGTACGACAAGGGCACTAGCAAAAAGGACGGA ATCTTTGAACGTCCCAGTAACGAGACCAAGCTGTGCGAAGACAACTACAGCGACATCTTCCGCTCCTACTGTGACACGGGCGATGTGTACTGTGACACGGGTAACAACACCGAGACCCATGGCGGCTACTTTGAGAAGTATGGTAAAGAGGTGGTCGACTTTGTCGTTGAGCGGTACGAGAAGGCCTTGAAGGAGGACAGTACGTCAACGCAAACCAGCACGGCTACTGCTACTACAGAGACAAGTGGTTCCGCAACAGCTAGTGATGCTTCTACCACAGCTAGTGATGCACCATCGGCCACTACAGCTGCTCCGGGTAATGCTGCGGCGGGATTGGTACCTGGTCTTGTCTTGGCTATGATACCCCTGGCTTTGGCCGTATCCGACTTCCTTGGATAG
- a CDS encoding hypothetical protein (EggNog:ENOG41), producing the protein MLDQPSHLLQRTAGENLAPEATSVSKSTEPWIFRSNPIRRLARRRGSLGEFKGTISELDLKKTNAIHDILKYDKYIYKALYLVYWVPLGEERGWQQSAAMDRPDIDVSYWRTQLRA; encoded by the exons ATGCTTGACCAACCATCACATCTTCTCCAGCGAACTGCAGG AGAAAACCTAGCCCCCGAGGCCACGTCAGTATCAAAGAGCACTGAGCCCTGGATTTTCCGAAGTAATCCGATTAGACGGCTTGCAAGAAGACGAGGCTCATTGGGCGAGTTCAAAGGCACAATCAGCGAACtcgacttgaagaagaccAACGCAATTCACGATATTCTCAAGTAcgataagtatatttacaaAGCCCTTTATCTCGTCTACTGGGTACCATTGGGCGAAGAAAGAGGTTGGCAGCAATCCGCTGCTATGGACCGACCGGATATTGATGTCTCCTACTGGCGCACCCAGCTGCGGGCGTAA